In Octopus bimaculoides isolate UCB-OBI-ISO-001 chromosome 14, ASM119413v2, whole genome shotgun sequence, the following are encoded in one genomic region:
- the LOC106881451 gene encoding nonsense-mediated mRNA decay factor SMG8, producing the protein MSLEPKIDIPGNLAQKNSKVCVVSIIGKSRYSAFSSKASLLNPSIGKDVFKSLDESYISGIAEDEIEYYYDTSNHVVYLHYSSLLDSYRLATLCQKLDTDVAQQDFHTIWETEEFHHAKTWLLLFCISHIVLLVHPGSSFDTSFIRIFRILDTLRVQLLSVMSEQLQGLHISKEWYLSARPCSPRVLFVFQTTLLDISSEDNDMKPRSQRNPPLKRLQHAMEDQIYRLLRKSRVITNISNNSLFAVPANQEFVYINSRRSDSSDPVAYFLLQLRNTHTVNKDGEPMKGKSYQTSRRTNQGSPGRSDNLSHTTSLNKCSSSDNSFHDFLWPHIELAFNKGFDDNVGKRQVPALFEMATASTWFTLASKLYQLYFNELSDAKAQSFFNKMRTKLDVDIRFSENRCNKVLPVAETAYQEGLPTHYTNSYHLSKFNQAKRVFAQYARGAAYKKYLCQLEEACEKWWKSGRQLCEEISLTGQHCVNPLHRLPDAIETEENKHLPVMYHSSQLKTKAACNCGRKQADKEDPFNHEAANFEFYDSLEKSCCLSLQHIELPVFKPGTDSFQPSPLVKPSNINLREGSKGDITHGVGNLSLALSLGQSGSSDLFASTNMNTESLAEASNSHPQEIRLTQPDVERVFDRQHSTTEYLPDMINSDSPSGLLPKFSSWSLCALGKTSSYVHSQGLDLPGFFHGSNFLLPWDISLRMEKDKWPGLGEANKKTKQKRIQKESGEVNVRVYIGVEYECPRGHRFFSSGPDKLVKMSSSSNVKDNAHKLLTSDMPLFCSCPCRTKGHMAQLMRVYAAPPECPITVTLNPVVQPAHPHHGPNFYPGNDDPIKLSTGNIWVLRLPHIYVGNGHVYSKPNDFNQQNLGCLNKGIFGYQHTMDT; encoded by the exons ATGAGTTTAGAACCAAAAATCGATATACCTGG TAACTTGGCACAAAAGAATTCTAAAGTATGTGTTGTGTCCATTATTGGGAAAAGCAGATACAGTGCTTTTTCTTCAAAAGCCAGTCTGCTGAATCCTTCCATTGGCAAAGATGTTTTTAAG AGTTTGGATGAATCATACATCAGTGGTATTGCTGAG gATGAAATAGAATACTACTACGATACATCAAATCATGTAGTCTACCTCCATTACAGTTCGTTGCTTGACAGCTACCGTTTAGCAACCTTGTGCCAAAAGCTGGATACTGATGTTGCACAGCAG gATTTTCACACCATCTGGGAGACGGAGGAATTTCATCATGCCAAAACCTGGCTTCTCTTATTCTGCATTTCTCATATTGTTCTG TTGGTTCACCCTGGCAGTTCCTTTGATACAAGCTTTATCCGGATTTTTCGGATCTTGGATACTCTCAG GGTCCAGTTACTAAGTGTGATGAGTGAACAGCTGCAAGGGCTCCACATTTCTAAGGAATGGTACCTGAGTGCCCGGCCGTGTTCACCTCGAGTGCTGTTTGTCTTCCAGACCACATTGCTTGATATTTCATCCGAAGACAATGATATGAAACCTCGATCTCAG cGTAACCCTCCACTGAAACGACTGCAGCATGCTATGGAGGATCAGATTTATCGTCTGCTGAGAAAGTCTCGTGTGATCACAAATATCAG TAACAATTCACTGTTTGCTGTGCCAGCCAACCAAGAGTTTGTGTACATCAACAGCCGACGATCCGACAGCAGTGATCCTGTCGCCTACTTCCTCCTGCAACTACGAAACACCCACACAGTAAATAAAGATGGAG aaCCCATGAAAGGTAAAAGCTATCAAACGAGTCGTCGCACCAACCAAGGTAGTCCCGGTCGTAGTGACAACCTCAGCCATACCACGTCTCTCAATAAATGTTCATCGTCTGATAACAGCTTTCACGACTTTCTCTGGCCTCATATTGAGCTGGCATTCAATAAAGGTTTTGATGACAATGTCGGTAAAAGGCAGGTGCCAGCATTGTTCGAG ATGGCCACGGCTAGCACTTGGTTTACCTTGGCATCAAAGCTTTAccaattatattttaatgaactGTCAGATGCCAAAGCGCAAAGCTTCTTCAATAAGATGAGGACCAAGCTTGATGTAGACATTAGATTCTCAGAGAA TCGTTGTAACAAAGTACTACCTGTTGCGGAGACTGCATATCAAGAAGGCCTGCCAACCCACTACACGAATAGCTACCATCTCTCCAAG ttCAACCAAGCCAAGAGGGTTTTTGCTCAGTATGCTCGAGGTGCTGCATATAAGAAATACCTGTGTCAGTTGGAAGAGGCTTGCGAGAAGTGGTGGAAGAGTGGGAGGCAGTTGTGTGAAGAGATCAGTCTAACTGGACAGCACTGTGTGAACCCG TTACATCGACTTCCCGATGCCATTGAAACTGAGGAGAACAAGCACCTCCCTGTGATGTATCACTCTAGCCAGCTGAAGACAAAAGCTGCCTGCAACTGTGGACGGAAACAGGCTGACAAAGAAGACCCATTCAACCATGAG GCAGCAAATTTTGAATTCTATGACAGCTTGGAAAAAAGCTGCTGTCTCAGTTTGCAACATATTGAACTACCAGTGTTTAAACCAGGGACAGACAGCTTTCAACCATCTCCTCTTGTCAAACCCAGCAACATCAATCTTCGAGAAGGTTCTAAAGGCGACATCACACATGGAGTTGGAAACCTCAGCTTAGCACTAAGTCTTG GTCAATCAGGAAGCAGTGATCTTTTTGCGTCTACTAATATGAATACAGAAAGTCTTGCTGAAGCTAGTAACAGCCACCCACAAGAGATCCGTTTAACACAGCCAg ATGTCGAACGAGTATTTGACCGTCAACATTCAACAACAGAATACCTCCCTGATATGATTAACTCAGACTCTCCATCTGGACTGTTGCCAAAGTTTTCATCATGGTCACTTTGTGCACTGGGCAAGACCAGCTCCTACGTCCACTCTCAAG GTTTGGACCTTCCTGGTTTTTTCCACGGCAGTAATTTCCTATTGCCCTGGGATATCTCTCTGCGTATGGAGAAAGACAAATGGCCTGGTCTGGGAGAAGCAAACAAAAAGACCAAACAGAAAAGGATTCAAAAAG AGTCTGGTGAAGTGAATGTTCGTGTATACATTGGTGTTGAATATGAATGCCCAAGAGGCCACAGATTCTTCAGTAGCGGCCCAGACAAACTAGTTAAAATGTCCAGTTCCAGTAACGTGAAG GATAATGCCCACAAGCTGTTAACATCAGACATGCCGCTGTTTTGCTCGTGTCCCTGTCG TACCAAAGGTCACATGGCTCAGCTGATGCGCGTGTATGCTGCACCCCCTGAATGTCCAATAACAGTGACCCTGAACCCAGTCGTGCAACCAGCTCACCCACACCACGGTCCAAACTTCTACCCAGGCAATGATGATCCTATCAAGCTATCAACTGGTAACATCTGGGTCCTCCGTTTACC TCACATCTACGTCGGTAACGGTCACGTGTACTCCAAACCTAATGACTTCAACCAACAGAATTTAGGCTGCCTTAACAAAGGGATATTTGGCTACCAACACACCATGGACacttga